The DNA region CCGCCGTCAGGAAGCCGAGCCACTCCGCCTCGCTCCCGGCCGCCTCCTCCGCCGTCAGCGGATGGACGACGGCCGCGCTGAGCGACACCCGTCCCTCGATACGGGGCTGGGGAGCGGGTGACTGGAGCCTGGGCACGGCCACCAGGTCGATCTCGTGGAGCGGCGGCACGGGCAGGGGCAGTTCAAGAAGGGTCACGTGGCAGCTCCGTGGTTCGCGTTCGACTGGCGCCAGTCGCCGATGAAACAGAACGAGCCCCAGTCCCGGTAGGCCGGGTGGCGGCCTCGGACGGCCGTCTGGGCGGCGCGGAAGGCGGCCCGCCGGTCGTCCGGCGTCCGTGCGAGGTGCTCGTAAAGGGTCCCGAAGAAATCCGTGGCCACCTGGGGGTGGACCGGCCACAGGCAGCCGATGACGGCCGAGGCCCCGGCGGACAGGAAGGCGGCGGGCAGGCCGCGCAGGTTGTCGTTGACGTCGAAACGCCCCAGGGCGGACTCGCAGGAGCTCATCGTCACGAGTTCGACGCCCCGCAGGTCCGCCCGGAGGATGTCGTGGGCGAAGACGCGCCCGTCGTTGTCCGGATCCGGCGACAGGAACAGGCACTGGTACCAGGAAGCCCACTCGTTGTGCGCGCCGTGCGCGGCCACGTGGACGTACCGCGCGCCGGGGAGTTCGGCGAGGAGCCGTCGCGGTGTCGCCGCGGCCCCCAGCACGGCACGGCCGCCCATCGCCGCGGCGACCCGGGCGGCATGTGTCTCCAGGTCGTCCTGGGCGGGGAAACCGTGCGGGGCGCCTCCGGCGCCGGACGCGAAGGCGAGAAGTCCCCGCCCAGGGGCCCGCGGACCGCCGGGTGCGGGCGAACTGCCGGGTGACGGCGGCCGGAGGAAACCCAGGCTCGGCACCTGCGTGACGGTCCAGTCGTCGGCGAGCGGACGGCCGTCGACATCGAGCAGGTGGTAAGGGACGTAATGCAAGGGGCCGTTGGGCCAGATGCAGAGATGGCGCTTCCCCTGGGCCCGCCAGTCGTCGAGGGCGGTGGTGAAGGCCGCCAGATGCGTGACGCCGTCCTGCCGGAGCCGCTCCTGCGCCTGCCGGCCGACCTGGCGGTGCAGCGGGTCCGCGACGACGGCCTGCCGTAGCTCGGCGACGTGGAACGCCACCGGGTGGGCGGAGAGGGTGTGCCCCGCCTTCGTGAAGCGGATGAGCCCGGCTTCGAAATCGGAGAGGATCACGGTGTGGTGCCGCATGTCGTCGCGGGTCACCGCGAGGCCGGAGAGCGAGGCCACCGGCGCGTCGGACCCGGCCCGGCGCGTGTGGGCCAGGAAGAGCGAGAGCAGCACCGTGTCCTCGGGGAGGAGCGCCTGCAGCTCGTCGGGGAACATCACCGGAATGCCGTCCGCGGGCGCCTCGGCCACGAGTTCCTGGCTGATCCACCGGTCCGCGGCACGCTGTGCGTTGCGGCGCAGCGTCTGGGCGTCGCTGCCGGGCTCCGATTCGCCGGTGGCCACGTAGAAGAGCATGGCCTCGTCGGCGCCCGGGAGTTCGGGCTCGCCGAGCGGTTCAGGCGGGAACGATGGCGCCGACGACGGTGCCAGCGACGGTGACTCGTCCGCGCGGATACGGGCGAGAAGGCGCGAGAGCCGTTCGGAGGGTGCGAACGGGCCGGGCCGTCCGGTGCGGAACGTGAAGTCGACGCCCTTGGCGGCCTGATGGATCGCCAGCATCAGACCGTACGAGAGGGTGGGGCCGCTCAGCGCGAGGACCAACTGCTGGTAGAGATCGCGCAGTTTCCAGCCGATGACCTCGTCGAACCCGCCCCGGAGCCATGCGGAGGCGGGAATCAGCGCGGCCACGGCCGCGCCGGCATCGTGCGCGTCGGCCGCCTGCACGCTGCGCAGTGCGGCGTCGAGGCTGTTCAGCGCCAGATCGAGCTGGCCGCACAGCGCGTAGGAGGCGAGCGCGTCGGCGAAGTGGCGGGCGGCGA from Streptomyces fradiae includes:
- a CDS encoding CHAT domain-containing protein translates to MTDARRGTGDEGPAQPEIPEKPENPEVRRQAEALLDLARRFTSRVLTEDEALRRVRDPALELSEAALGSVVLGALRVVRAGTPGDAVPALTLVLEAARSRWGARQGTPWWWAADAYVEAARLALVDVADGLLFRRACAVADEQIAVLRAGGRAEAADDAKDAKDAKDAKDAENVAELAETLFAAGLLRVTPYLGGMAGLTFQSAHALWRERRARHRAVHPDDSLPSETAEMPPPLAAIEEGVGYLREAVELSRGHERARVLKALAEALTMVAGLRQESYDEEIRALAREAFDLLDPVQDPLTLLYLLRILHLLGELSLPADLQDLLPLPLAAIRARQGAQEAAGVFSEALTLAEEARRPDLEFQLLQAADRELPELPGDAYRRRRWASEVHCLAGERLGCFAGRIRVAEAADLIAERADEEGWSPEERAATLVHLAAHARGSGEEHIGRALTAEARELAPELRRRCGPALDYLDATLSYETGLGTPAGQEALAARHFADALASYALCGQLDLALNSLDAALRSVQAADAHDAGAAVAALIPASAWLRGGFDEVIGWKLRDLYQQLVLALSGPTLSYGLMLAIHQAAKGVDFTFRTGRPGPFAPSERLSRLLARIRADESPSLAPSSAPSFPPEPLGEPELPGADEAMLFYVATGESEPGSDAQTLRRNAQRAADRWISQELVAEAPADGIPVMFPDELQALLPEDTVLLSLFLAHTRRAGSDAPVASLSGLAVTRDDMRHHTVILSDFEAGLIRFTKAGHTLSAHPVAFHVAELRQAVVADPLHRQVGRQAQERLRQDGVTHLAAFTTALDDWRAQGKRHLCIWPNGPLHYVPYHLLDVDGRPLADDWTVTQVPSLGFLRPPSPGSSPAPGGPRAPGRGLLAFASGAGGAPHGFPAQDDLETHAARVAAAMGGRAVLGAAATPRRLLAELPGARYVHVAAHGAHNEWASWYQCLFLSPDPDNDGRVFAHDILRADLRGVELVTMSSCESALGRFDVNDNLRGLPAAFLSAGASAVIGCLWPVHPQVATDFFGTLYEHLARTPDDRRAAFRAAQTAVRGRHPAYRDWGSFCFIGDWRQSNANHGAAT